The window AAGATTCTTACCTCTGCCGCCGTACTATATTTACTTAAACGAGTATTTTTTTAGTCGAGCCCGTGAACTTTATCTCGGTGCTGCCACCCACGGTACTGTCAATTTACGACCCCATTATATGCAGCCTGCAAGCTAAGTTTTTACTAACAAATGGTTTTATAATCACTTCAACTGCATAGGGGTGaatattagtattttatttgtCAAATGTCTATAAGAGTGTTATGTAATAtattcaaaatttaaactttaGTATTGTCACGGAAGCTATATCTCTATCATGAATTAGACACTCATGGATAGGATACATATTTATATTCAAGCCCCTAAGGCTCCTTGGCTCAGCGTGAATGAGAGAGTAATGTGgttattaataaattaaaatactaCCCGAAATAATTACTCAAAACATTCAATGGCAAATGCTAACTAATTAACTTTCTTTGGTGTGATACATGCTTGCAGGTGAAAGTCTGAACATGAGTTATTTGAATGCATATCTGGAATCTGTAAGACCAAATTTTAAGAACGGAGAAAATTTTGCAATAGGAGGTGCAACTATACTCCCCAAAAATGCTTTATTTACTCTGAGTactcaagttcttcaatttataAGGTTCAAAGCGCGGTCCCTTCAGTTACAATCCATAGGTAATTAAATAGCAGTATATATTAATGTTTACGTATTCACTCCCCTTAGCCTCAATTAATATGCTAATTTTTCAACTTTTAATTGGACAAGGTCTGAAAGACTTGGCTGAGGACGATTTCAAGAATGCAATTTACATGATAGACATAGGACAGAATGATATTGCAAATGAATTCTCGTACCTTTCAAAAGTTTCTCAAGTTCTCGAAAAGATCCCTTCTTTCATATCTGAGATTCAAGCTGCAGTTTGGGTGAGTCTTTTTTCCTTAGGGTAAAGGTCCAAATTTGTGACTAACATCCAAATTATGCTCATTGTTTTTCTACGCTACACCTAATTTGTCCAATCAATAATTTGCAAATGGTCTCATATTTTCCCTTTCAATTAACATAAAGTTGGTGGACTCCACGtgttcaaattttcattaaaaagtCTAAATTTACCCCTTAacttttttattaaaattcaaaattactCTCAAATTGGAGCTCCGTTAGAGATCAAGGATAAAAATGAGACTTTTTCCTAATGGTGGACTCCTTAATATGAGATCAAAAGTCTAATGAAAGGCAAAATCTTCCAATTTCAAAGAGTATAGAGGAAAATTTGACccttttcccttttcttatgccTCATGTACGTTAAGCGCAGTATATTGAGATGTTGAATAATCACCTTCACCATTAATTAACACAAATTAACAAATACAGGGCATATACAATCGTGGTGGGAAGAATTTCTGGATTCATAACACGGGACCCTTGGGTTGTTTGCCACAGAAGCTTGCGACAAGAAATGCTAGTAATTTGAAAGATTTGGATGATTATGGATGCATTAAGTCTATGAACGAAGCTGCGGAAACATTTAACAATCAGTTGCGCGCTCTTTGTGAACAGCTGAGGCTCCAAATGAAGGACGCAACCATTGTGTATGTGGATATTTATGCCATCAAGTATGACCTCATCGCCCATTCGAGCGCTTATGGTGAGCTTAACTGAAGATTTCTACGTATTAATTATTGTTGCACAACACGCAACTTTTTGAGTAGTCCTAATTATGAATTGTACGTCAAATTTAGAGCATGAAAATATAATTGGGCCAAAATTTAAACGGATTTGGCTGGGCACATATTCACTGACGAATCAGTATGGCTATAGCCCAAGTAACCCATTTTAAAGCTTGGGCTAATTTGAGCTCCATATATAGCCCAAATACTTTGGAGGAAACTTATCAAAACATTGAAAATGTGCTTTTTTTGAGTTTCATGTGCGTGATTATGTCATGATATATAAAGAAAAAGCTCTTAGTAGTTGATTTGGTatgtaaataaataaacaaattgaaaatattttaagttggatGGATTGGATTATaacaaatgaaaaatatttttattcaacCCATGCCATTGATCGATTTGACCGTACGCCTAAATGTAGCTCAATTCGCCTCTTTGACACTCTTAAGTTGCAGATGCATAACAAGTATTGGTTGATGTAGTATCCGTACAACTCTATTTGAACTATACATATAGTAGAATAGTACTCCAACATATTTAAAGAATATATTTTTCTACTAAATTTGCAATCTCTGATTTCGTCTTTGATAATAGGTATTCAAAATCCATTGATGGTGTGCTGTGGTTTTGGTGGTCCGCCCTACAACTATAATTCCAATATAACGTGTCGCCAAAGTGGGTATAGTTTGTGTGAGGAAGGCTCTGCATATATCAGCTGGGATGGAGTTCATTACACTGAGTATGCTAATGCAATTGTTGCCTCCAAAATTCTCTCTACAAACTATTCCACTCCTCCTCTTGAATTGCATCACTTTTGTACCTAGAAATTCCTACTACTATTTATAAGCTGTTGCTACTTCTTTTCTCTGTTACCGTTGTGAGTGACCAATCGTGCATCCAATTGGATTCAATCTATATTGTGATGATTTAATTAAACATAACTTCTAAATGGCTAATGCTAGAGTACTTTATCAAAGATTCAAATACCATTCAAGAAATCAAATAACTTTGTCAAACGTATCCAATGCAATATATATTTCTTGATGGAAGAAATGTTGAATCGATCTTTAGTTTTCATTCCAAATTAATTCGGGTTAGTTCTATGATGTACGTGATTGAATATTAAAGAGGAATTGCTTTAACGGAAAATGGAAAGCAAGATATAGTCTGGCATGGATCTAAATCTAACTCTGGGACAGAAACTTATTATGTACAAGTTCCAAAACCCTTTCAGGGTGCCACTGCTCCAGTTCCCTTGTCTCGATATTTAGGACAAAGACTAATCCAACAACGGGGCCACTTGGAGCAACTTTTTTCATGATTCCTTTTTCCTACTAAATTTTggaacaacatacccagtaaaatcccactagtgggatttggggagggtaggatgtacgcagaccttacccctaccccggaaggatagagagattgtttcctGGAGACCTTCGGCTCAACAGGAgatataataatttcaaaaaGACACGAAAAGAGAGATAGGTAACAACAAAAAAGCAAGAGAAGTGATAATAATATCTTAAAATAGACCAAATAGATGAAAGGGAGTGCAATAATAAAATCATATGCAAAATAACAAAATAGTGTGAACATAACATATACCGCTAGCAGACCTAGGCATAACTCTATCAGACTACCCTGTACAAAGAGGGAAAAACTATGAATTACCCctagcctacaaccctaatgcttgacctccacgctttcctatcaagagccatgtcctcggaaatctcgAGTTGCCCCATgtcttgcctgatcacctctccccaattctTCTTAGgacgccctctacctcttctcgtacctgccAAAGCCAACCGCTCGCACCTCCTAACCGGGGAATCTATGGTTCTCCTCCACACGTGTCCAAACCACCTaggcctcgcttcccgcatcttttCGTCCACAGGAGCAACGCCCACCTTctccctaataacttcattccttATCTTATCCAGTTTAGTATGCCTGCACATCCATCTTAACATCCTCATCTCGGCTAcattcatcttctggatatgttaattcttaactggccaacactcagccccatataaCATAGCCGGCCTAACCACCGCTctgtaaaacttacctttgagtttcAATGGTAccctcttgtcacacaggactccagatgctaaccgttatttcatccaccccaccccaatGCGGTGCGTGACATCCCCGTCGATCTCCCCATCACCCTGGATAATAGACCCTAGGTActtgaaactttctctcttggggatgacttgtgagtcGAGCCTCACCACCCTGTCCGCTTCCCCCGACACtccgctgaacttacactccagataTTCCGTCTTGGTCCTACTTAacttgaaacctttggactccAGAGCCTGCCTCCACACCTCCAATCTCTCATTAACACCGCTGCGCGACTCATCGATCAAAACTATATCATCAAcgaacaacatacaccatggcacctcccatTGATTATGGTGTGTCAAGGCATCCATCGTCAGAGCAAATAAGAAAGGGCTaagcgcagatccttggtgtaaccccataatcACCGGAAAAAGCTCGGTGTCACCTCCCGCAGTCTTGAcctgagtcttagctccatcatacatatcctttatCGATTCAATGTATGCTACCGACACCCCTTTCACTTCCAGGCACCGCCAAAGAACGTCCCTAGGGACCCTGTCATACGCCttttctaggtcaataaacacaatgTGCAAATCCCTCTTTCTCTCCCTGTATTTTTCCACCAACCTCCTTATCAGGTGGATAGCTTCCATAGTAGAACGTCCCGGCATGAATCCGAACTGATTTTCAGAAATAGATACCGCCCTCCTCACCCtcccttccaccaccctctcccaaatttcatgGTATGGCTTAGCAACTTGATgaccctataattgttacaattcTGGATATTGCCTTTGTTCTTAAACAGTGGAATCAACAAACTACACCTCCACTCATCTGACATCCTCTTCGTtttgaaaataatattaaacaactcAGTCAGCCATTCTAAGCCCGCTCTACCCACGTACCTCCACAATTCTACTGGAATCTCGTCTGGTCCTCTCGCTTTGCCCCGAATCATCTTACCCACAGCTTTCACTACCTCCTCAACCTTGATATGCCTACAGTACCCAAAGTCATGATGACTCTTGGAGTGTCCTAACTCCCTTAGCACGATGCTACTGCTCccctcttcattcagaagttcATGAAAGTACGCCTGCCATTTATGCTTAATCTGGGAGTCTTCCGTCAATACTCTGCCTttctcgtctttgatgcacctcatTTGATCCAGGTCACGAGCCATACTCTTCCTACTGAATTTTGGAAGAGGAAGAAATTAAACACAATATAGAACTATAGAAGCACTAATTAATACTCCATTCGGTTCACAATAAATGATCAGTTTCCTTTTAGCACGCCCATTGAGAAAATGCTAAATCCTATACAAAAATACCTAATATGACTAAACCAACCTTATTAAATATTGGTCACATAGTTATAGTGAGGACTgcgaaaactttttagggatatgcAAATAAGGGTAAAGGAGtagaaacaaattgaatttttttgatTACCTAactggacacttattttgaaccaaaatgaagaaataaactggtcacttattgtgaaccggagggagCAACCATTTCTATCCACGttctaaaaagggaaaaatatagAATTGATAGGTCGGGTGAAACTAATTGTATTTGCTACTCAAAAAAGTCCTTAGACACCCCCCCAAACAAATACAGTCAGATCCCTCTATAACAATATTCctatataacagtcattcactataaaaaccAAGTTTTTCTTATAATcgattttttaaattatattttacctctctataacagcttGTTACCCATAACAATAATAGCCATATTTATAGTAGAACACTCTTTGTAAAATTACCCCTCTATAACAACCATATAGAATCTTTAAGATtactaataataattctaaaaatatgcaCATAATCTTTTCcattaaataatatttctatcttgcataagatataagatttgaagatctgtacataatatcttttttatTGGACAATTTTCAAAAGATATTTAGATagaaaatttaacttttaagctCTTAGATGGAGTTTAAGGAAAAACTATTAGATATctttttgttgaaaatttggggaaCGAATCTTCGCCAATCcaagcgttatatcgctagtaagagaatgaaatatatgaaacaagctacaattacaaagttcttccatcaatcttgaaaaattgATTTTTTAGGCAGCCTTAAAATGCATGCTTTAGagtttaaatctttttatttttagttataaatttattaataatgtattagcTTTCTTTAGTGCCGTGTTTACACTACTCTTCCGTTTTCATAGTGCCGGACATTATTTTTGTCTTTAATCTATTCACTGATTCTTATGTTGTGTTATTATTTTcatgatggtactgatatattttctctttttgtcttttcgtcttcttgagctgagggtctattggaaatagcctTTCTACCCCATCGGGGTAgcgataaggtctgcgtacacacaaccctctccagaccccatttgtgggactatactgggtcgttgttg is drawn from Nicotiana tabacum cultivar K326 chromosome 22, ASM71507v2, whole genome shotgun sequence and contains these coding sequences:
- the LOC107763682 gene encoding GDSL esterase/lipase LIP-4-like isoform X1; protein product: MCNILSYKRTVQVYMKMKTSSRTNSTFVLLACFSMLLCISQLANVVVCECSRNMVIFNFGDSNSDTGGYCAAHGIRFGYPDGRSFFHDHPSDRLCDGRLILDFLCESLNMSYLNAYLESVRPNFKNGENFAIGGATILPKNALFTLSTQVLQFIRFKARSLQLQSIGLKDLAEDDFKNAIYMIDIGQNDIANEFSYLSKVSQVLEKIPSFISEIQAAVWGIYNRGGKNFWIHNTGPLGCLPQKLATRNASNLKDLDDYGCIKSMNEAAETFNNQLRALCEQLRLQMKDATIVYVDIYAIKYDLIAHSSAYGIQNPLMVCCGFGGPPYNYNSNITCRQSGYSLCEEGSAYISWDGVHYTEYANAIVASKILSTNYSTPPLELHHFCT
- the LOC107763682 gene encoding GDSL esterase/lipase LIP-4-like isoform X2, whose translation is MVIFNFGDSNSDTGGYCAAHGIRFGYPDGRSFFHDHPSDRLCDGRLILDFLCESLNMSYLNAYLESVRPNFKNGENFAIGGATILPKNALFTLSTQVLQFIRFKARSLQLQSIGLKDLAEDDFKNAIYMIDIGQNDIANEFSYLSKVSQVLEKIPSFISEIQAAVWGIYNRGGKNFWIHNTGPLGCLPQKLATRNASNLKDLDDYGCIKSMNEAAETFNNQLRALCEQLRLQMKDATIVYVDIYAIKYDLIAHSSAYGIQNPLMVCCGFGGPPYNYNSNITCRQSGYSLCEEGSAYISWDGVHYTEYANAIVASKILSTNYSTPPLELHHFCT